A window from Mycolicibacterium tokaiense encodes these proteins:
- the pks13 gene encoding polyketide synthase Pks13 (Pks13 is a key enzyme in mycolic acid biosynthesis.) produces MSDNTPGKPDLSVPEMRTWLRNWVANATGQSPDSVNETAPMVELGLSSRDAVAMASDIEDFTGVTVSATTAFRHPTIEALATVIVEGEPEDEDVDDDEDWSRSPGKPDGEYDIAIVGLGTRFPGEMNTPGETWQALLEGRSGISDLPEGRWEEFLAEPRIAERVAKAHTRGGYLSDIKGFDAEFFALSKMEADNIDPQQRMALELTWEALEHARIPASALRGGKVGVFIGASNNDYSFMAVADPATAHPYAITGTTSSIIANRVSYFYDFRGPSMAIDTACSSSLVAVHEGVQALRTGEADVVLAGGVNAMITPLVTIGFDEVGGVLAPDGRIKSFSADADGYSRAEGAGMLVLKRVADARRDGDEILAVIAGSAVNHDGRSNGMLAPNPDAQAEVLRTAYKNAGINPRNVDYIEAHGTGTILGDPIEADALGRVVGRGRSPEQPALLGAVKSNVGHLESAAGAASLAKVALSLHNDKIPPSINYAGPNPYIDFDREHLKVNDTVSDWPRYSGHAIAGVSGFGFGGANAHIVVREVLPSDLVEPEPAPETAAPQADNADANAVYVGGVRMDEYGEFIHDDDDADGTLDFYGNESAHGEGEHELPGLTDEALRLLAVAREELESQEPVTPIVPLAISAFLTSRKKLAAAELADWIDSEEGRATSLEAIGRSLSRRNHGRSRAVVLAHDHDEAVKGLRAVAEGKQSPLVLSTDGPVTNGPVWVLAGFGAQHRKMGKSLYLRNEVFAQWINTVDALIQDELGYSIVELILDDSQDYGIETTQVVIFAIQVALGELLKHHGAKPGAVVGQSLGEAAAAYFSGGLSLEDATRTICSRSHLMGEGEAMLFGEYIRLMALVEYSVDEIKTVFSDFPDLEVCVYAAPTQTVIGGPPEQVDAIIARAEAEGRFARKFQTKGASHTQQMDPLLGELAAEIQGIQARPLQTAYFSTVHEGQLIRAGAEPIHDVEYWKKGLRHSVYFTQGIRNAVDNGHTTFLELAPNPVALMQVGLTTASAGLHDGQLIPTLARKQDEVDSMTTAMANLFVHGHDLDIRTLFDAGDFANIPPTRFRRKPHWLDVHFSGDNSGVLPGAHVSLPDGRHVWEYGPRGKTDLAALVKAAAVQVLPDAQLTASEQRAVPGDNARLVTTLTRHPGGASVQVHARIDESFTLVYDAIVSRGGQGGALPVAAAVGVATTQFAEPEPEVVEDDAEILSDNLTAGAGLAAGFAKWSPETGESIGDRLGAIVGGAMGYEPEDLPWEVPLIELGLDSLMAVRIKNRVEYDFDLPPIQLTAVRDANLYNVEKLIAYAIEHRDEVAQLHEFQSTASEEEVAAAQAELLGGASTAAEIEERLATLADPGVAAEAEELNEKAAATADTTPADIPPPPTNPLGDTPLPPPPTDPTGQNREEGKAQPNLAAAAAALNQQAIAEALNSDVPPRDAAERLTFATWAIVTGKSPGGIFNELPQLDADTAAKLAQRLSERAEGTITAEDVTSAPNIEALATTVREFLEAGELDGFVRTLRKAESDDQVPVYVFHAAGGSTVVYEPLLNRLPASTPMIGLERVEGTIEERAAVYVPKLLELNGDKPFILAGWSLGGALSYACAIGLKEAGADVRFVGLIDCVRPGVPIDTSTEGTRARWDRYAKFAEKTFNVQIPEIPYEELEKLDDAGQVEFVLNAVKDSGVQIPGGIIEHQRTSYLDQRALDVAEIKNYDGHVTLYMADRYHDDAITFEPAYATRQPDGGWGEYVSDLEVVNIGGEHIQAIDEPYIAKVGAHMSQAINQIQANQGK; encoded by the coding sequence ATGAGCGACAACACTCCCGGCAAGCCTGACTTGAGCGTTCCGGAGATGCGCACCTGGCTGCGCAACTGGGTGGCCAACGCCACCGGCCAGTCTCCGGACTCGGTCAACGAGACCGCGCCCATGGTGGAGCTCGGCCTGTCCTCGCGCGATGCGGTGGCCATGGCCTCGGACATCGAGGACTTCACCGGGGTCACCGTCAGCGCCACCACCGCGTTCCGCCACCCCACCATCGAGGCGCTGGCCACGGTGATCGTCGAGGGCGAGCCGGAGGACGAGGACGTCGACGACGACGAGGACTGGTCGCGGTCGCCGGGCAAGCCCGACGGTGAATACGACATCGCGATCGTCGGTCTGGGCACCCGGTTCCCCGGAGAGATGAACACCCCGGGTGAGACGTGGCAGGCGCTTCTGGAAGGCCGCAGCGGCATCTCCGATCTGCCCGAGGGCCGGTGGGAGGAATTCCTGGCCGAGCCGCGCATCGCCGAGCGTGTCGCCAAGGCCCACACCCGCGGCGGCTACCTCTCCGACATCAAGGGCTTCGACGCCGAATTCTTCGCGCTGTCGAAGATGGAAGCCGACAACATCGACCCGCAGCAGCGGATGGCGCTCGAGCTGACGTGGGAGGCGCTGGAGCACGCCCGCATCCCGGCTTCGGCGCTGCGTGGCGGCAAGGTCGGCGTGTTCATCGGCGCCTCCAACAACGACTACAGCTTCATGGCGGTCGCCGACCCGGCTACGGCCCACCCCTACGCGATCACCGGAACCACCAGCTCGATCATCGCCAACCGGGTGTCGTATTTCTACGACTTCCGCGGACCGTCGATGGCCATCGACACCGCGTGCTCGTCCTCGCTGGTGGCCGTGCACGAAGGTGTCCAGGCGCTGCGAACCGGAGAGGCCGACGTGGTGCTGGCCGGCGGTGTCAACGCGATGATCACCCCGCTGGTCACCATCGGCTTCGACGAGGTGGGCGGTGTGCTGGCCCCGGACGGCCGGATCAAATCGTTCTCCGCCGACGCCGACGGCTACTCCCGCGCCGAGGGTGCGGGCATGCTGGTGCTCAAGCGGGTCGCCGACGCGCGCCGCGACGGCGACGAGATCCTCGCGGTGATCGCCGGCAGTGCGGTGAACCACGACGGCCGCTCCAACGGCATGCTGGCGCCGAACCCGGACGCCCAGGCCGAGGTGCTGCGCACCGCGTACAAGAACGCCGGCATCAACCCGCGCAACGTCGACTACATCGAGGCGCACGGCACCGGCACCATCCTGGGTGACCCCATCGAGGCCGACGCTCTGGGTCGGGTGGTCGGCAGGGGCCGGTCCCCCGAGCAGCCCGCGCTGCTGGGTGCGGTGAAATCCAATGTGGGACACCTGGAGTCGGCCGCCGGTGCGGCCAGCTTGGCCAAGGTAGCGCTGTCGCTGCACAACGACAAGATCCCGCCGTCGATCAACTACGCCGGGCCCAACCCCTACATCGACTTCGACCGGGAGCACCTCAAGGTCAACGACACCGTCTCCGACTGGCCCCGCTACAGCGGTCACGCCATCGCCGGTGTCTCCGGATTCGGGTTCGGTGGCGCCAACGCCCACATCGTGGTCCGCGAGGTGCTGCCCAGCGATCTGGTGGAGCCGGAGCCGGCGCCGGAAACCGCTGCGCCGCAGGCAGACAACGCCGACGCCAACGCCGTCTACGTCGGTGGCGTGCGGATGGACGAGTACGGCGAGTTCATCCACGACGACGATGACGCCGATGGCACGCTGGACTTCTACGGCAACGAGTCCGCTCATGGCGAGGGTGAGCACGAGCTGCCCGGCCTCACCGACGAGGCGCTGCGCCTGCTGGCCGTCGCCCGCGAGGAACTCGAATCCCAGGAACCCGTCACACCGATTGTGCCGCTGGCCATCTCGGCATTCCTGACCTCCCGCAAGAAGCTGGCCGCCGCCGAGCTCGCCGACTGGATCGACAGCGAGGAGGGCCGCGCGACCTCGCTGGAGGCCATCGGACGCTCGCTGTCACGGCGCAACCACGGCCGGTCCCGCGCGGTGGTCCTGGCCCACGATCACGACGAGGCGGTCAAGGGCCTGCGTGCGGTGGCCGAGGGCAAGCAGAGCCCGCTGGTGCTGTCCACCGACGGACCGGTCACCAACGGGCCGGTGTGGGTGCTGGCCGGTTTCGGTGCCCAGCACCGCAAGATGGGCAAGAGCCTGTACCTGCGCAACGAGGTGTTCGCGCAGTGGATCAACACCGTCGACGCCCTGATCCAGGACGAGCTGGGCTACTCCATCGTCGAGCTGATCCTCGACGACTCGCAGGACTACGGCATCGAGACCACCCAGGTGGTCATCTTCGCCATCCAGGTCGCCCTCGGTGAGTTGCTCAAGCACCACGGCGCCAAACCCGGTGCGGTGGTGGGGCAGTCGCTCGGCGAGGCCGCCGCGGCCTACTTCTCCGGCGGCTTGTCGCTGGAGGACGCCACCCGCACCATCTGCTCGCGCTCACACCTGATGGGTGAGGGCGAGGCCATGCTGTTCGGCGAGTACATCCGCCTGATGGCGCTGGTCGAGTACTCCGTCGACGAGATCAAAACGGTGTTCTCCGATTTCCCGGACCTCGAGGTGTGCGTCTACGCCGCACCCACACAGACCGTCATCGGCGGTCCGCCGGAGCAGGTGGACGCCATCATCGCCCGCGCGGAGGCCGAGGGCCGCTTCGCCCGCAAGTTCCAGACCAAGGGAGCCAGCCACACCCAGCAGATGGATCCGCTGCTCGGTGAACTGGCCGCCGAGATCCAGGGCATCCAGGCCCGTCCGCTGCAGACGGCCTACTTCTCGACCGTGCACGAAGGTCAGTTGATCCGTGCCGGGGCCGAGCCGATCCACGACGTGGAGTACTGGAAGAAGGGGCTGCGCCACAGCGTCTACTTCACCCAGGGCATCCGCAACGCCGTCGACAACGGCCACACCACCTTCCTGGAACTGGCGCCGAACCCGGTGGCGCTCATGCAAGTCGGGTTGACGACGGCCTCCGCGGGCCTGCATGACGGTCAGCTGATCCCGACGCTGGCGCGTAAGCAGGACGAGGTCGACTCCATGACCACGGCCATGGCGAACCTGTTCGTGCACGGCCACGATCTCGATATCCGAACTCTCTTTGATGCGGGCGATTTCGCGAACATCCCGCCCACCCGGTTCCGGCGCAAGCCGCACTGGCTGGACGTGCACTTCTCCGGCGACAACTCCGGTGTGCTGCCGGGTGCCCACGTGTCGCTGCCCGACGGCAGGCACGTCTGGGAGTACGGCCCGCGCGGCAAGACCGATCTGGCCGCTCTGGTGAAAGCCGCTGCGGTCCAGGTGCTTCCGGATGCCCAGCTCACCGCCTCCGAACAGCGTGCGGTGCCCGGTGACAACGCCCGGCTGGTCACCACCCTCACCCGGCATCCCGGTGGGGCGTCGGTGCAGGTGCACGCGCGGATCGACGAGTCGTTCACCTTGGTGTACGACGCGATCGTGTCCCGCGGTGGGCAGGGTGGGGCACTACCGGTGGCGGCGGCGGTCGGTGTGGCCACCACCCAGTTCGCCGAGCCCGAGCCCGAGGTGGTCGAGGACGACGCCGAGATCCTGAGCGACAACCTCACCGCCGGTGCAGGTCTGGCCGCCGGCTTCGCCAAGTGGTCGCCGGAAACAGGTGAGAGCATCGGCGACCGCCTGGGCGCCATCGTCGGTGGCGCCATGGGCTACGAGCCCGAGGACCTGCCGTGGGAGGTGCCGCTGATCGAGCTCGGCCTGGACTCGCTGATGGCGGTGCGCATCAAGAACCGGGTCGAGTACGACTTCGACCTGCCGCCCATCCAGCTGACCGCGGTGCGCGACGCCAACCTCTACAACGTCGAGAAGCTGATCGCCTACGCGATCGAGCACCGCGACGAGGTGGCGCAGCTGCACGAGTTCCAGAGCACGGCAAGCGAAGAAGAGGTGGCCGCCGCGCAGGCCGAACTGCTGGGCGGGGCCTCCACGGCCGCCGAGATCGAGGAGCGGCTGGCCACGCTGGCCGATCCCGGGGTGGCGGCCGAGGCCGAGGAACTCAACGAGAAGGCGGCGGCCACGGCGGACACCACGCCCGCCGACATCCCGCCCCCACCCACCAACCCTCTGGGTGACACGCCGTTGCCGCCCCCGCCCACCGATCCCACCGGGCAGAACCGGGAAGAGGGCAAGGCGCAGCCCAACCTGGCTGCAGCGGCAGCAGCGCTGAACCAGCAGGCCATCGCGGAGGCGCTCAATTCCGATGTGCCACCGCGTGATGCGGCCGAGCGGCTGACCTTCGCCACCTGGGCCATCGTCACCGGCAAGAGCCCCGGCGGCATCTTCAACGAGCTGCCGCAGCTCGATGCCGACACTGCGGCCAAACTGGCGCAGCGGCTGTCGGAGCGAGCCGAAGGCACCATCACCGCCGAGGACGTCACGTCGGCGCCGAACATCGAGGCGCTTGCCACCACGGTGCGCGAGTTTCTCGAAGCCGGCGAGCTCGACGGCTTCGTGCGCACCCTGCGCAAGGCCGAGAGCGACGACCAGGTCCCGGTCTACGTGTTCCACGCCGCGGGCGGATCCACGGTGGTCTACGAGCCGCTGCTGAACCGCCTGCCGGCCAGCACCCCGATGATCGGTCTGGAACGGGTCGAGGGGACCATCGAGGAACGTGCCGCGGTGTACGTGCCCAAGCTCCTCGAGCTCAATGGGGACAAGCCGTTCATCCTGGCCGGCTGGAGCCTCGGCGGGGCACTGTCCTACGCCTGCGCCATCGGGCTCAAGGAAGCCGGCGCGGACGTCCGCTTCGTCGGGCTCATCGACTGCGTGCGTCCCGGCGTGCCGATCGACACGTCCACCGAGGGCACCCGGGCCCGCTGGGACCGCTACGCGAAGTTCGCGGAGAAGACGTTCAACGTCCAGATCCCGGAGATCCCGTACGAGGAGCTCGAAAAGCTGGACGACGCAGGGCAGGTCGAGTTCGTCCTCAACGCGGTCAAGGATTCCGGCGTGCAGATCCCGGGCGGCATCATCGAGCATCAGCGCACGTCGTACCTGGACCAGCGTGCTCTCGATGTCGCCGAGATCAAGAACTACGACGGGCACGTCACGCTCTACATGGCCGACCGCTACCACGACGACGCCATCACCTTCGAACCCGCCTACGCCACCCGCCAACCCGACGGCGGGTGGGGTGAGTACGTGTCCGACCTCGAGGTGGTGAACATCGGTGGTGAGCACATCCAGGCCATCGACGAGCCCTACATCGCCAAGGTGGGCGCACACATGAGCCAGGCCATCAACCAGATCCAAGCCAACCAGGGAAAGTGA
- a CDS encoding acyl-CoA carboxylase subunit beta: protein MKQAPATTAEKLADLREKLELAKEPGGAKAVAKREKKGIPSARARIYDLIDPGSFFEIGALAKTPGDPNALYGDGVVTGHATINGRPVGVFSHDQTVFQGTVGEMFGRKVARLMEWVAMVGCPIIGINDSGGARIQDAATSLAWYAELGRRHELLSGLVPQISIILGKCAGGAVYSPIQTDLIVAVRDQGYMFVTGPDVIKDVTGEDVSLDELGGADQQARYGNIHQVVEDEKAAFQYVRDYLSFLPPNTFDEEPIVNPGLEPEVTPHDLELDTIVPDADNMGYDMHEILIRIFDDGEFLDVAAQAGQAIITGYARVDGRTVGVIANQPMYNAGAIDNEESDKAARFVRFCDSFNIPLVFVVDTPGFMPGVQQEKNGIIKRGGRFLYSVVEADVPKVTITIRKSYGGAYAVMGSKQLTADMNFVWPTARIAVIGAEGAAQLLVKRFPDPNAPEVQKIKADFIEGYNLNLATPYIAAERGYVDAVIEPHETRLKLRSAMRLLRDKQIQRVQRKHGLIPI, encoded by the coding sequence GTGAAGCAGGCACCTGCGACCACGGCGGAGAAACTCGCCGATCTGCGCGAGAAGCTGGAGCTGGCCAAGGAGCCCGGCGGCGCGAAAGCCGTTGCCAAGCGCGAGAAGAAGGGCATCCCCAGCGCCCGCGCCCGCATCTATGACCTGATCGATCCGGGCAGCTTCTTCGAGATCGGCGCCCTGGCCAAGACGCCGGGTGACCCCAACGCGCTCTACGGCGACGGTGTGGTCACCGGGCACGCCACCATCAACGGGCGCCCGGTCGGGGTGTTCAGCCACGACCAGACGGTGTTCCAGGGCACGGTCGGAGAGATGTTCGGCCGCAAGGTCGCCCGGCTGATGGAGTGGGTGGCCATGGTGGGCTGCCCGATCATCGGCATCAACGACTCCGGCGGTGCCCGGATCCAGGACGCCGCCACCTCGCTGGCCTGGTATGCCGAACTGGGCCGCCGCCACGAGCTGCTGTCCGGTCTGGTGCCACAGATCTCGATCATCCTCGGCAAATGCGCCGGTGGCGCGGTGTATTCGCCCATTCAGACCGACCTCATCGTCGCGGTGCGCGACCAGGGCTACATGTTCGTCACCGGTCCCGACGTGATCAAGGACGTCACCGGTGAGGACGTCTCCCTCGACGAGCTCGGCGGTGCCGATCAGCAGGCCCGCTACGGCAACATCCACCAGGTGGTCGAGGATGAGAAGGCGGCGTTCCAATACGTCCGCGACTACCTGAGCTTCCTGCCGCCCAACACCTTCGACGAAGAGCCCATCGTGAATCCCGGTCTGGAACCGGAGGTCACCCCGCACGACCTCGAGCTCGACACCATCGTGCCCGACGCCGACAACATGGGCTACGACATGCACGAGATCCTGATCCGGATTTTCGACGACGGCGAATTCCTCGATGTGGCAGCCCAAGCCGGGCAGGCGATCATCACCGGTTACGCCCGGGTGGACGGGCGCACCGTCGGGGTGATCGCGAACCAGCCGATGTACAACGCCGGCGCCATCGACAACGAGGAGTCCGACAAGGCCGCGCGCTTCGTCCGCTTCTGCGACTCGTTCAACATCCCGCTGGTGTTCGTGGTCGACACTCCCGGGTTCATGCCCGGCGTACAGCAGGAGAAGAACGGCATCATCAAGCGCGGCGGGCGCTTCCTGTACTCGGTGGTGGAGGCCGACGTCCCCAAGGTCACCATCACCATCCGCAAGTCCTACGGCGGTGCGTACGCGGTGATGGGATCCAAGCAGCTGACCGCGGACATGAACTTCGTCTGGCCCACCGCCCGCATCGCGGTGATCGGTGCCGAGGGTGCCGCGCAGCTGCTGGTGAAGCGGTTCCCCGATCCCAACGCCCCCGAGGTGCAGAAGATCAAGGCCGATTTCATCGAGGGCTACAACCTGAACCTGGCCACCCCGTACATCGCCGCCGAGCGCGGTTACGTCGACGCCGTGATCGAGCCGCACGAGACGCGGCTCAAGCTCCGCAGCGCCATGCGGTTGTTGCGGGACAAGCAGATCCAGCGCGTGCAGCGCAAGCACGGCCTGATCCCGATCTAG
- the fadD32 gene encoding long-chain-fatty-acid--AMP ligase FadD32 produces the protein MPFHNPFIKDGRITFPDNGNLVRHIERWAKVRGDKLAYRFLDYSVERDGVARDLNWAEFSARNKALGARLQQVTQPGDRVAILCPQNLEYLVAFFGTLYSGRIAVPLFDPSEPGHVGRLHAVLDNCTPTAILTTTESAEGVRKFFRSRPAKDRPRVIAVDAVPVEVGATWEPVDIDRETIAYLQYTSGSTRIPTGVQITHLNLATNVVQVIEALEGEEGDRGVSWLPFFHDMGLITAMISPMIGHYFTFMTPAAFVRRPQRWINEMARKPEDTGGIISVAPNFAFDHAAARGVPKEGDPQIDLSNCKAVLNGSEPISAATVRRFNEAFGPYGFPPQAIKPSYGLAEATLFVSTTPAGEHPKIVTVDRDELNNHRFVEVPGDSPKAVAQASAGKVGVAEWAVIVDADTATELPDGQIGEIWISGQNMGTGYWGKEAETQETFQNLLKSRTTPSHAEGADDDAFWVRTGDYGAFHEGDLYITGRVKDLVIVDGRNHYPQDLEYSAQESSKALRTGYVAAFSVPANQLPDEVFDNAHAGLKRDPDDTSEQLVIVAERAPGAHKLDQAPIHDDIRAAIAVRHGVTVRDVLLTAAGAIPRTSSGKIGRRACRAAYLDGSLRSGKVANAFPDETD, from the coding sequence ATGCCGTTCCACAACCCATTCATCAAGGACGGGCGCATCACCTTTCCGGACAATGGCAACTTGGTCCGCCACATCGAGCGCTGGGCCAAGGTCCGCGGCGACAAGCTCGCCTACCGCTTCCTGGACTACTCCGTGGAGCGCGACGGCGTCGCCCGCGACCTGAACTGGGCCGAGTTCAGCGCCCGCAACAAGGCGCTGGGCGCCCGGCTGCAACAGGTCACCCAACCCGGTGACCGGGTCGCCATCCTCTGCCCACAGAACCTCGAGTATCTGGTGGCGTTCTTCGGGACGCTGTATTCCGGCCGCATCGCCGTGCCGCTGTTCGACCCGTCGGAGCCGGGCCACGTCGGCCGCCTGCACGCCGTGCTGGACAACTGCACGCCGACGGCCATCCTGACCACCACGGAATCGGCCGAAGGTGTGCGCAAGTTCTTCCGCAGCCGGCCTGCCAAGGACCGCCCCCGTGTGATCGCCGTCGACGCGGTTCCCGTCGAGGTCGGTGCCACCTGGGAGCCGGTGGATATCGACCGCGAGACCATCGCCTACCTGCAGTACACCTCGGGATCCACCCGCATCCCCACCGGTGTGCAGATCACCCACCTGAACCTGGCCACCAACGTCGTGCAGGTCATCGAAGCCCTCGAGGGCGAAGAGGGCGACCGCGGTGTCTCCTGGCTGCCGTTCTTCCACGACATGGGTCTGATCACGGCGATGATCTCGCCGATGATCGGGCACTACTTCACCTTCATGACCCCGGCGGCCTTCGTGCGCCGGCCGCAGCGCTGGATCAACGAGATGGCCCGCAAGCCCGAGGACACCGGCGGCATCATCTCGGTGGCCCCGAACTTTGCCTTCGACCACGCCGCCGCCCGCGGGGTGCCCAAGGAGGGCGACCCGCAGATAGACCTGTCGAACTGCAAGGCCGTCCTCAACGGCAGCGAGCCCATCTCGGCGGCCACCGTGCGTCGCTTCAACGAGGCGTTCGGCCCCTACGGCTTCCCGCCGCAGGCCATCAAGCCGTCCTATGGTCTGGCCGAGGCCACGCTGTTCGTCTCCACCACGCCCGCCGGTGAGCATCCGAAGATCGTCACCGTCGACCGCGACGAGCTGAACAACCACCGCTTCGTCGAGGTGCCCGGCGATTCGCCGAAGGCCGTCGCGCAGGCGTCGGCGGGCAAGGTCGGCGTCGCCGAGTGGGCCGTCATCGTCGACGCGGACACCGCCACCGAACTGCCCGACGGGCAGATCGGTGAGATCTGGATCAGCGGCCAGAACATGGGCACCGGCTACTGGGGCAAGGAAGCCGAGACCCAGGAGACGTTCCAGAACCTCCTCAAGTCGCGCACCACCCCGTCGCACGCCGAGGGCGCCGACGACGACGCCTTCTGGGTGCGCACCGGCGACTACGGCGCGTTTCACGAGGGCGACCTGTACATCACCGGCCGCGTCAAGGACCTGGTGATCGTGGACGGCCGCAACCACTACCCGCAGGATCTGGAGTACTCGGCACAGGAGTCCAGCAAGGCGCTGCGCACCGGGTACGTCGCCGCCTTCTCGGTACCGGCCAACCAGTTGCCCGACGAGGTGTTCGACAACGCCCACGCCGGACTCAAGCGGGATCCCGACGACACCTCGGAGCAGCTGGTGATCGTCGCCGAGCGCGCTCCGGGCGCCCACAAGCTCGATCAGGCACCCATCCACGACGACATCCGTGCCGCCATCGCGGTGCGCCACGGTGTCACGGTGCGCGACGTGCTGCTGACGGCCGCGGGAGCCATCCCGCGGACCTCGAGCGGCAAGATCGGCCGGCGCGCCTGCCGGGCGGCATACCTGGACGGCAGTCTGCGCAGCGGGAAGGTGGCCAACGCCTTCCCCGACGAGACGGACTGA